The genomic DNA ACAAAACGTCCCCCGCAGCCACGCCGCGCGGTAAATCCGCACCGCGTTCCATCGCGCCAACGCTAAATCCCGCCAGGTCGAAATCACCCGCTGGGTACATCCCCGGCATTTCTGCTGTTTCGCCACCAATTAGGGCGCAACCAGACAATTCACAGCCCCTTGCGATCCCATTAATGATGCGCGTCGCTTGGTCTAATTCCAGCTTGCCAGTCGCGAAATAATCAAGAAAGAACAAAGGTTCAGCGCCTTGGCAGACCAGATCGTTAACACACATGGCAACCAGATCAATCCCAACCCCGTCAACCAATCCGGTATCAATGGCGATGCGCAGCTTGGTGCCAACACCATCCGTGGCCGCAACCAGTATCGGGTCTTTGAACCCAGCACCCTTTAGATCGAACATCGCGCCGAAACCGCCCAAACCGGCCATCACGCCAGATCGATTGGTGCGCTTGGCGGCAGGTTTGATCCGCTCCACCAACGTATTGCCAGCGTCGATATCGACGCCCGCGTCCGCATAGGTCAGACCATTTTTACCTGTCGTCGTCATCGCCCAATTCCCCACAAACATAATACACCGCGCGATATCGCAAAGCGGTGCTCCCTTCAACCGGATGGTTGACCCGGACCCCACAAAAGGGCCGCGATTTGACGATGGACAGTTTTGTGCAAAATCTTCAGGAC from Octadecabacter antarcticus 307 includes the following:
- the purM gene encoding phosphoribosylformylglycinamidine cyclo-ligase, whose translation is MTTTGKNGLTYADAGVDIDAGNTLVERIKPAAKRTNRSGVMAGLGGFGAMFDLKGAGFKDPILVAATDGVGTKLRIAIDTGLVDGVGIDLVAMCVNDLVCQGAEPLFFLDYFATGKLELDQATRIINGIARGCELSGCALIGGETAEMPGMYPAGDFDLAGFSVGAMERGADLPRGVAAGDVLLGLASNGVHSNGYSLVRKIVELSGLGWADPSPFSDETLGEALLAPTTLYVKGAVAAICEPDTVHALAHITGGGLTENLPRVLPVGLGAEIDLDAWDLLPVFKWLGDRGGLDQGEMLKTFNCGIGMVAAVAPDKVDVARAAFAGAGHDVFEIGKVAAGEGVRYTGSLL